In Nitrospirota bacterium, the following proteins share a genomic window:
- the groES gene encoding co-chaperone GroES encodes MKFKPLKDRVLVKYSEETEKSAGGLYIPDTAKEKPQKGEIIAVGAGRVTEDGKLQKMEVKVGDIVLFDKYSGSKITMDNVEYLIIKEEDILGIIEK; translated from the coding sequence ATGAAGTTTAAGCCGCTTAAGGACAGAGTTTTGGTTAAGTATTCTGAGGAGACTGAAAAAAGTGCAGGAGGGTTATATATCCCTGACACTGCTAAGGAAAAACCCCAGAAGGGAGAAATAATAGCAGTTGGCGCTGGCAGGGTAACAGAGGACGGTAAACTCCAGAAGATGGAGGTCAAGGTCGGGGATATAGTCTTATTCGATAAGTACTCCGGTTCCAAGATAACAATGGACAATGTGGAGTATCTCATTATTAAAGAAGAAGATATCTTAGGAATAATAGAAAAATAA